A single Lolium perenne isolate Kyuss_39 chromosome 6, Kyuss_2.0, whole genome shotgun sequence DNA region contains:
- the LOC127307111 gene encoding protein TIC 20-I, chloroplastic-like: protein MLSCQGVATGAANSQLFGFPAARRNGYPSRSSVRSKPGFLKLQPPPLHEKKILPLRACVDISARAVSSSFLKYDSVKGTNPIKPLTSSRNLHPGTQFRCQASLSSFSYPELTSKPKWWWRTLACVPYLLPLHNMWSHADAVYQLHPYLQQFSLFYAFIDTMALVPGWLFLMIFMTVYFFVVRRKWSPHFLRYHIILAILLDTGSQALATMCNWNPSIVFQGKPMAYFWMTLAFIQIFTVLECMRCALAGVYPNVPFISHTAFIHSDLNLFR, encoded by the exons ATGCTGTCCTGTCAAGGAGTTGCTACTGGGGCTGCAAATTCGCAGCTATTCGGTTTCCCTGCCGCGAGACGCAACGGTTATCCTTCGAGGTCATCAGTTCGTTCTAAACCAGGCTTTCTGAAACTGCAGCCGCCTCCACTTCATGAAAAGAAAATCCTCCCTCTGAGAG CATGTGTTGATATTTCCGCTCGTGCCGTATCTTCGTCCTTCCTAAAGTATGATTCTGTAAAGGGCACCAATCCCATCAAGCCATTGACATCAAGCCGCAACTTGCACCCAGGAACTCAATTTCGCTGTCAAGCATCTTTATCGTCATTCAGCTACCCTGAGTTAACTTCTAAACCAAAATGGTGGTGGAGGACCCTGGCATGTGTACCTTATCTTCTGCCACTGCACAACATGTGGTCGCACGCAGATGCTGTGTACCAGCTTCATCCATACTTGCAACAGTTTAGTCTGTtttatgccttcattgacacaatGGCACTAGTCCCTGGATGGCTATTTCTGATGATCTTCATGACTGTCTACTTCTTTGTGGTGCGACGGAAGTGGTCTCCACACTTTCTGCGGTATCACATCATATTGGCTATTCTTCTCGACACTGGCTCTCAAGCTTTGGCGACCATGTGCAACTGGAATCCGAGCATTGTTTTTCAGGGTAAACCAATGGCATATTTCTGGATGACACTGGCCTTCATTCAGATCTTCACGGTCCTTGAGTGTATGAGGTGTGCACTTGCAGGAGTGTATCCTAATGTTCCATTCATATCCCACACGGCGTTCATCCATTCTGATCTGAACCTGTTCAGATAA